A region from the Bacillus sp. Marseille-P3661 genome encodes:
- a CDS encoding CapA family protein: MKTLKIKMYVSMIITTLLFLTCFMLIQMYLTQSQSVSGQSTANKVAFEHTPKPLSSLPLNKTVPVKSTATLVGIGDILIHGTVYKDARLQDGSYDFTHMLESVSPYIESADIAFANQETVIGGSEIGLSTYPRFNSPFEVGDALKKIGIDVVSMANNHTLDRGEEAIRNAINYWNKLGITYVGSYLSEEDQQTIRVIQKNDISFSFLAYTYGTNGIPVPKGKEYLVNLINTEKIKEEINRAKSLSDVVVVSLHFGNEYIRLPNEQQKQLVKELVNAGANIILGHHPHVLQPTEWVTSETGNKAFVIYSLGNFLSGQKELYREIGGIIQLEIEKTRNGNHTSIIIKNPAFLPTYVVKTGSSNFKVIPLKNAGKSPSIYDDITAHMKQWVPDLEILQ, translated from the coding sequence ATGAAAACTTTAAAAATAAAAATGTACGTTTCAATGATTATAACGACTTTATTATTTCTTACTTGTTTCATGCTCATTCAAATGTACTTAACTCAAAGTCAATCAGTTTCAGGTCAATCAACGGCTAATAAGGTAGCATTTGAACATACTCCAAAGCCTTTATCTTCATTACCTCTTAATAAGACCGTTCCGGTCAAATCAACGGCAACATTAGTTGGGATTGGGGACATTCTGATACATGGTACAGTCTACAAGGATGCTAGATTGCAAGACGGCAGCTATGATTTTACACATATGCTAGAATCTGTGTCACCATATATTGAATCTGCGGATATTGCATTTGCCAACCAGGAGACTGTTATTGGCGGCTCAGAAATAGGGCTATCGACATACCCAAGATTTAATAGTCCATTTGAGGTTGGTGATGCATTAAAAAAAATCGGCATTGATGTTGTATCAATGGCCAACAATCATACATTAGATCGTGGAGAAGAAGCTATTCGCAACGCTATAAACTATTGGAATAAACTAGGTATAACATATGTAGGTTCTTATCTATCCGAGGAGGATCAACAGACCATTAGAGTTATCCAAAAGAATGATATTTCTTTTTCATTCCTTGCTTATACCTATGGGACAAATGGCATACCTGTGCCAAAAGGCAAAGAGTATTTAGTAAATCTAATTAATACAGAAAAAATTAAAGAAGAAATTAACAGGGCAAAGTCTTTATCAGACGTCGTCGTGGTTAGCTTACATTTTGGTAATGAATATATACGTTTACCAAACGAACAACAAAAACAACTTGTTAAGGAGCTAGTAAATGCTGGTGCAAATATTATATTAGGACATCACCCACATGTACTTCAGCCAACAGAGTGGGTTACATCTGAAACTGGTAATAAAGCCTTTGTGATCTATTCTTTAGGAAATTTTTTATCAGGCCAAAAAGAACTCTATCGGGAAATTGGTGGTATTATCCAGCTGGAAATTGAAAAAACAAGAAATGGTAATCATACTTCGATTATAATTAAAAATCCAGCATTTTTACCGACCTATGTTGTCAAAACAGGCTCAAGTAATTTCAAAGTTATTCCGCTAAAGAATGCTGGTAAAAGTCCAAGCATATACGACGATATTACAGCACATATGAAACAATGGGTACCTGATTTAGAAATACTGCAATAA
- a CDS encoding CBO0543 family protein — protein MHLLLSIIMIVIVWKAGNWRNWQKYHTVMLYFALGNLLYNFLTANHFLWRLDADFISTHTLTEMLYTFIVFPATALLFIGNYPEDKGIGRVFLHYVWYIGWYAGIEWIFVKTGHIEYQYGWSYSWSVFFDCFMFPMLRLFYKKPLIAYMVTLLIVVFFIWWFEIPVHIPVEERGK, from the coding sequence ATGCATTTGCTTTTGTCTATTATTATGATTGTAATCGTGTGGAAGGCAGGAAACTGGAGGAATTGGCAAAAGTACCATACGGTTATGTTATACTTTGCACTAGGAAATCTTCTCTATAATTTTCTGACAGCGAATCACTTTCTTTGGCGGCTAGATGCGGATTTTATTAGTACTCATACACTAACTGAAATGTTATATACTTTCATTGTTTTTCCTGCAACGGCACTTTTATTTATTGGGAATTATCCAGAAGACAAAGGCATAGGAAGAGTTTTTCTTCATTATGTGTGGTATATAGGATGGTATGCTGGAATTGAGTGGATTTTCGTGAAGACTGGTCATATTGAATATCAATATGGCTGGAGTTATAGCTGGTCAGTCTTTTTTGATTGTTTTATGTTCCCTATGCTACGGTTATTTTATAAGAAACCATTAATAGCCTATATGGTTACATTACTCATAGTAGTCTTTTTTATCTGGTGGTTTGAGATACCTGTACATATTCCGGTAGAGGAGAGGGGAAAATGA
- the yidD gene encoding membrane protein insertion efficiency factor YidD, with protein MNWPFLTIIRFYQKFISPLKPPTCRFYPTCSHYGLEAIQRFGIIKGGYYTLIRILKCHPFHPGGIDPVPEKVNKLKNSR; from the coding sequence ATGAATTGGCCATTTTTAACAATCATAAGGTTTTACCAGAAATTTATTTCTCCTTTAAAACCTCCAACATGTCGTTTTTATCCAACATGCTCACATTATGGACTCGAAGCTATTCAACGGTTTGGTATTATCAAGGGTGGGTATTACACGCTTATACGAATCTTAAAATGCCATCCCTTCCATCCAGGTGGAATAGACCCGGTACCTGAAAAAGTAAATAAACTAAAAAATAGTCGGTGA
- a CDS encoding metal ABC transporter ATP-binding protein yields the protein MEKSNEEQVINVKDVSFAYDNKLVLDHVSFKITKGTFLGLVGPNGSGKSTLIKLILGILKPKQGEILMYGTPIHKFKQRHLIGFVSQKANSFNTGFPATVLEVVLSGLTSKVGLFKFINNSHKQLALDAIKAVEMEEYAYQNIGELSGGQQQRVFIARSLVSKPELLILDEPTVGVDQKNVESFYNMLAHLNKEKGITLIMVTHDVGTITHHATHVACLNKNLHFHGESNEFQAINHADLSDFYGHDLQVLTHNHQHGGASH from the coding sequence ATGGAAAAATCAAATGAAGAACAGGTCATAAATGTTAAAGATGTTTCTTTTGCATATGATAACAAACTTGTACTAGATCATGTATCGTTTAAAATAACAAAAGGAACATTTTTAGGTTTAGTTGGTCCAAATGGATCTGGAAAATCTACGCTTATTAAGTTGATATTAGGAATTTTAAAGCCAAAACAGGGTGAGATCCTAATGTATGGTACTCCCATTCATAAGTTTAAACAGCGCCATCTAATTGGTTTTGTATCTCAAAAGGCAAATAGTTTTAATACTGGTTTTCCTGCAACAGTACTTGAAGTTGTCTTAAGTGGACTAACTTCTAAAGTAGGCTTATTTAAATTTATCAATAACAGCCATAAACAATTAGCACTTGACGCAATTAAGGCGGTAGAAATGGAAGAATACGCCTATCAAAATATTGGTGAACTTTCAGGTGGACAACAACAGCGTGTCTTTATAGCTAGATCATTAGTAAGTAAACCCGAATTACTTATTTTAGATGAACCCACTGTCGGTGTAGATCAAAAAAACGTAGAAAGCTTTTATAATATGCTGGCTCATTTGAATAAAGAAAAAGGTATAACATTAATTATGGTTACTCACGATGTCGGCACAATTACACATCACGCTACACATGTTGCATGCTTAAATAAAAACCTTCATTTTCATGGGGAATCAAATGAATTTCAAGCAATCAATCATGCTGATTTATCTGACTTTTATGGTCATGATTTACAAGTACTAACGCATAACCACCAGCATGGAGGTGCAAGTCATTGA
- a CDS encoding metal ABC transporter permease, with translation MIENILQYEFLQNAFFTGIMIGILAPLLGVFIVVRRLSLIADALSHITLAGIAASMLLEKKVMAFQGLNPIYMGMVFSVGGSMLIENLRKIYKHYQELAIPIILSGGVGLSVVFISLADGFNTDLFTYLFGSVTAVSRVDLWTILIVTIVVISMIVLFFKELFILSFDEEHAVVSGINAKWIHFLFIVMVAIVIAASMRIVGVLLVSALMTLPVASSIRIARGFKQTILYSVLFGEIAVVGGLIVAYYLDIAPGGTIVIFSILILMTTILIKKITRSLPRKTARSRFDEYR, from the coding sequence TTGATTGAAAATATACTCCAATATGAGTTTTTACAAAATGCCTTTTTCACAGGAATCATGATTGGTATTTTAGCGCCTCTGTTAGGTGTATTTATTGTAGTCAGAAGATTATCTCTAATAGCCGATGCATTAAGCCATATTACTCTTGCAGGGATAGCCGCAAGCATGTTACTTGAAAAAAAAGTTATGGCTTTCCAAGGGTTGAATCCTATATATATGGGAATGGTATTTTCTGTCGGCGGATCCATGCTAATCGAAAACCTTCGTAAAATTTATAAGCATTATCAAGAGTTAGCCATACCGATTATTTTATCAGGCGGTGTCGGTTTAAGCGTAGTCTTTATATCTTTGGCTGACGGTTTCAATACAGACCTTTTCACTTATTTATTTGGTAGTGTTACCGCCGTGAGCAGAGTCGATCTATGGACCATTTTAATTGTAACAATTGTAGTTATCTCGATGATCGTCTTATTTTTCAAAGAACTTTTTATTTTATCATTTGATGAAGAACATGCTGTTGTATCTGGTATAAATGCTAAATGGATTCACTTTTTGTTTATTGTAATGGTTGCTATAGTCATTGCAGCTTCGATGAGAATCGTCGGTGTGTTGCTTGTTTCAGCTTTGATGACCTTACCGGTTGCATCTAGTATTAGGATCGCACGAGGTTTTAAACAGACAATCCTTTATTCTGTTCTTTTTGGTGAAATAGCTGTAGTCGGCGGCTTAATTGTTGCTTACTATTTGGATATTGCTCCCGGGGGCACTATTGTTATTTTTTCGATTTTAATATTGATGACAACAATACTAATCAAAAAAATCACTCGTTCCTTACCAAGAAAAACTGCAAGGAGTAGATTCGATGAATATAGATGA
- a CDS encoding Fur family transcriptional regulator, whose amino-acid sequence MNIDEALHILKDEGYKHTDKRADILRLFSNHDGYLTAKDVQDRLKDGYPSLSFDTIYRNLYLFSKLKILESTDINGEKHFRFTCDANHHHHHFICLDCGKTEQIHACPMRLLENDMENFQITSHKFEIYGRCPECLITDNDK is encoded by the coding sequence ATGAATATAGATGAAGCCCTTCATATTCTTAAGGATGAAGGATACAAGCATACTGACAAACGGGCAGATATTTTACGCTTGTTTTCAAATCATGATGGTTACCTTACCGCAAAAGATGTACAGGACCGGTTAAAAGATGGTTATCCTAGTCTTAGTTTTGATACGATTTATCGTAACTTATACTTATTTTCTAAGTTAAAAATATTAGAATCCACTGATATAAATGGTGAAAAACATTTCAGGTTTACCTGTGATGCCAACCATCATCACCACCATTTTATATGCTTGGATTGTGGAAAAACAGAGCAAATCCATGCCTGTCCAATGCGTTTACTTGAAAACGATATGGAAAACTTCCAAATTACTAGTCATAAGTTTGAAATTTATGGCCGCTGTCCCGAATGTTTGATAACTGATAACGATAAATAA
- a CDS encoding HesB/YadR/YfhF family protein: protein MQLMITKPALEWYKREMELANGDYVRFFARYGGSSPLQKGFSLGMSMDMPKEPEVQVKNEGITFFIEREDLWYFDKHNLTVIYNDTIDEIEFQYN, encoded by the coding sequence ATGCAACTTATGATCACTAAACCTGCATTAGAATGGTACAAAAGGGAAATGGAGCTAGCAAACGGAGATTATGTACGTTTTTTCGCAAGATATGGTGGTTCTAGTCCTCTTCAAAAAGGATTTTCATTAGGAATGTCAATGGATATGCCTAAGGAACCCGAAGTCCAGGTTAAAAACGAAGGAATTACTTTCTTTATTGAAAGAGAGGACTTATGGTATTTTGATAAGCATAACCTAACGGTAATTTATAACGATACTATTGATGAAATAGAATTCCAATATAACTAA
- a CDS encoding acyl-CoA thioesterase yields MLITEEKIDVRYAETDQMGVVYHANYLIWFEIGRTKLIKELGFNYAEMEQDGIVSPVLDVKVSYKKAMHYGETGIVKTWIESYDGFRVVYGYEVINESGELAASGQTDHICVKKDSFRPIRISKLYPKWHDAYENAKKKGE; encoded by the coding sequence ATGTTAATTACAGAAGAAAAAATTGATGTCCGATACGCAGAAACAGATCAAATGGGTGTAGTGTATCATGCTAATTATCTGATTTGGTTTGAAATCGGACGAACTAAACTCATTAAGGAACTAGGATTTAATTATGCTGAAATGGAACAAGATGGTATTGTTTCACCTGTATTAGATGTAAAGGTCTCCTATAAAAAAGCAATGCACTATGGTGAAACAGGAATTGTAAAGACATGGATAGAATCATACGATGGCTTTCGTGTTGTCTATGGGTACGAAGTAATCAATGAAAGTGGGGAGCTGGCAGCAAGCGGGCAAACAGATCATATTTGTGTTAAAAAAGATTCTTTTCGGCCTATTCGAATTTCAAAGCTATATCCAAAATGGCATGATGCGTATGAAAACGCAAAGAAAAAGGGTGAATAA
- the tlp gene encoding small acid-soluble spore protein Tlp translates to MNKPKPDDRSDNVEKLQSMVQNTIENIEESHDTMQFADGAERQRIEEKNKRREESIHAMREEIKDEAAARENGYK, encoded by the coding sequence ATGAACAAACCAAAACCAGATGATCGTAGTGATAATGTAGAAAAACTTCAAAGTATGGTACAAAATACAATTGAGAACATTGAAGAATCACATGACACAATGCAATTTGCTGATGGAGCTGAACGTCAACGAATTGAAGAAAAAAATAAACGTCGTGAAGAATCCATTCACGCAATGCGTGAAGAAATTAAGGATGAAGCTGCAGCTCGCGAAAATGGTTACAAATAA
- a CDS encoding acid-soluble spore protein N produces MTNPNQYQQFQPNHIGTQPRKYGNNKGKKYQNQTGESPQVIQTKGE; encoded by the coding sequence ATGACAAATCCGAATCAATATCAACAATTTCAGCCTAATCATATTGGAACACAGCCACGAAAGTATGGAAATAATAAAGGGAAAAAGTATCAAAATCAAACCGGCGAGTCACCACAAGTAATTCAAACTAAAGGTGAATAA
- a CDS encoding FbpB family small basic protein, with translation MRKFKGRSFKDLVSENKRELLNDREALNKIEERLEKRAQARLM, from the coding sequence ATGAGAAAATTTAAAGGCAGATCATTTAAGGATTTAGTATCAGAAAACAAGAGGGAATTACTAAATGATCGTGAAGCATTAAATAAAATAGAAGAACGTTTAGAGAAACGTGCCCAAGCAAGATTAATGTAG
- a CDS encoding redoxin domain-containing protein, whose amino-acid sequence MLNDGMLIGPFLIKYQYLFVFISFMIAYIIIRYRLRYNSAIRTNIINHLMNAIILWLFIWKFSYMIFFTSKAILNPSSIIYYTGGTYGATFGVFGAIIYIYMQNRKAMFPLKILIDTIFIGVITFSIVYLLLCIVVDKDALSNTLIVLVLYSAYIFYSKFSPLMKPYQTKLYSTSERMEFVKKALVLLLFVGLIGYTLYTTVFMDKNVAVGIEKGNLAPDFELLLLNGESKKLSDFQGQKVMLNFWASWCGPCRAEMPEMQQLHEEYKEKGISIVAVNAFHTETSTAAPEEFINELGLSFPVLVDEKGEVSETYQVIALPTTYFIDSEGKIQDKFTGTLNYEQMLNGLSKLD is encoded by the coding sequence TTGCTGAACGATGGAATGTTAATAGGACCATTTCTAATTAAGTATCAATATCTTTTTGTATTTATTTCTTTTATGATTGCTTATATAATAATAAGGTATCGACTAAGATACAATTCTGCTATTCGAACCAATATCATCAACCACCTTATGAATGCCATCATATTGTGGTTGTTTATATGGAAATTTAGCTATATGATTTTCTTTACTTCTAAAGCAATTTTAAATCCAAGTAGCATAATTTATTATACAGGCGGAACATATGGAGCGACATTTGGAGTATTTGGCGCTATTATATACATATATATGCAGAATAGAAAAGCAATGTTCCCGCTTAAAATTTTGATTGATACGATTTTCATAGGAGTGATTACTTTTTCTATAGTTTATTTACTCCTTTGTATTGTAGTAGACAAAGATGCCCTATCGAATACTTTAATTGTTTTGGTATTGTACAGTGCATATATTTTTTACTCCAAATTTTCACCGCTAATGAAACCATATCAAACTAAACTATATTCTACATCGGAGAGGATGGAATTTGTGAAAAAAGCTCTTGTACTACTTTTATTTGTTGGCCTTATTGGATATACGCTTTATACTACTGTATTTATGGATAAAAATGTAGCAGTTGGTATTGAAAAAGGTAACCTAGCCCCAGATTTCGAACTTCTATTATTAAATGGTGAATCAAAGAAATTATCAGATTTCCAGGGTCAAAAGGTTATGTTAAACTTCTGGGCATCATGGTGTGGACCTTGCCGTGCCGAAATGCCTGAGATGCAGCAATTGCATGAGGAATATAAAGAAAAAGGAATTAGTATTGTTGCAGTTAATGCTTTTCATACTGAAACAAGCACGGCAGCACCAGAGGAGTTTATCAATGAATTAGGATTGTCTTTTCCGGTCTTGGTTGATGAAAAGGGTGAGGTAAGTGAAACCTACCAGGTAATTGCGCTACCAACTACTTACTTTATCGATAGTGAGGGAAAGATTCAAGACAAATTTACGGGTACGTTAAACTATGAACAGATGTTAAACGGTCTTTCAAAACTCGATTAA
- the acnA gene encoding aconitate hydratase AcnA — protein MANNDVFNARKSFESNGKTYNYFDLAALEGVGNISKLPYSIKVLLESVLRQVDGRVITKEHVENLAKWGTSELQDIDVPFKPSRVILQDFTGVPAVVDLASLRKAMADMGGDAAKINPEIPVDLVIDHSVQVDKAGTSDSLEFNMDLEFERNQERYQFLSWAQKAFDNYRAVPPATGIVHQVNLEYLADVVMTKEDNGDVVAFPDTLVGTDSHTTMINGIGVLGWGVGGIEAEAGMLGQPSYFPVPEVIGVKLTGKLPSGTTATDVALKVTQVLREKKVVGKFVEFFGPGLAEMPLADRATISNMAPEYGATCGFFPVDEEALNYLRLTGRPEEQIALVEAYCRANGLFYVAGESVDPVYTDTVEVNLSEIEANLSGPKRPQDLIPLSKMQESFKKAVVAPQGTQGLGLTEAEFDKEVTVKLADGTETTMKTGAIAIAAITSCTNTSNPYVLVAAGLVAKKAVEKGLEVPAYVKTSLAPGSKVVTGYLRDSGLLPYLEQLGYNIVGYGCTTCIGNSGPLADEIEQAISDNDLTVTSVLSGNRNFEGRIHLLFKANYLASPPLVVAYSLVGNVDVDLQKDSLGKDKDGNEVFFSDIWPTKEEVQAVVEKTVTPELFRREYEDVFKSNSRWNQIESPDDALYNWNDDSTYIQNPPFFEGLSKELNEIKPLTGMRVIGKFGDTVTTDHISPAGSIAKDSPAGKYLQEKGVSPRDFNSYGSRRGNDRVMTRGTFANIRIRNQIAPGTEGGWTTYWPTNEVTSIYDAAMKYKQDGTGLVVLAGKDYGMGSSRDWAAKGTNLLGIKTVIAESYERIHRSNLVLMGVLPLQFKEGDNAESLGLTGKETIEVQIGEDVKPRDFLKVTATKEDGSKVEFEVLARFDSEVEIDYYRHGGILQMVLREKLAQ, from the coding sequence ATGGCAAACAATGATGTATTTAACGCACGTAAATCGTTTGAATCAAACGGTAAAACGTACAACTATTTCGACCTAGCTGCCCTTGAAGGTGTTGGTAATATTTCAAAATTACCATACTCCATTAAGGTATTGCTAGAGTCAGTTCTACGTCAAGTAGACGGACGTGTTATTACGAAAGAACATGTAGAAAACTTAGCAAAATGGGGAACGAGCGAGCTTCAAGATATCGATGTTCCATTTAAGCCTTCTCGTGTTATTTTACAAGACTTTACAGGCGTTCCAGCTGTTGTAGACTTAGCTTCTCTAAGAAAAGCAATGGCAGATATGGGTGGAGACGCTGCTAAAATTAATCCTGAAATTCCAGTTGACCTTGTAATTGACCACTCAGTACAAGTAGACAAAGCTGGTACTAGTGATTCATTAGAATTTAACATGGATTTAGAGTTCGAACGTAACCAAGAACGTTACCAGTTCTTAAGCTGGGCTCAAAAAGCATTTGATAACTACCGTGCAGTTCCGCCTGCAACAGGTATCGTTCACCAAGTTAACCTTGAGTACCTTGCAGATGTTGTAATGACTAAAGAAGACAATGGTGATGTTGTTGCATTCCCAGATACTTTAGTAGGTACAGACTCACATACTACGATGATTAACGGTATTGGTGTTCTTGGATGGGGTGTAGGCGGTATTGAAGCAGAAGCAGGAATGCTTGGACAACCTTCATACTTCCCAGTTCCAGAAGTTATCGGTGTTAAATTAACTGGTAAGCTTCCAAGTGGAACAACTGCAACTGATGTTGCATTAAAAGTAACACAAGTATTACGTGAGAAGAAGGTAGTAGGTAAGTTCGTAGAATTCTTCGGACCAGGACTTGCTGAAATGCCTTTAGCAGACCGTGCGACAATCTCAAACATGGCTCCTGAATATGGTGCAACATGTGGTTTCTTCCCAGTTGACGAAGAAGCACTTAACTACTTACGTCTAACTGGCCGTCCAGAAGAACAAATCGCACTTGTTGAAGCATACTGCCGTGCAAATGGTTTATTCTATGTTGCTGGTGAAAGTGTTGATCCTGTATATACAGATACAGTAGAAGTGAATCTTTCTGAAATTGAAGCTAACCTTTCTGGTCCTAAGCGTCCACAAGACTTAATTCCACTTTCAAAGATGCAAGAGTCATTTAAGAAGGCGGTTGTGGCTCCTCAAGGAACACAAGGTCTTGGCTTAACAGAAGCTGAATTTGATAAAGAAGTAACAGTTAAGCTTGCTGATGGCACTGAAACAACTATGAAAACAGGTGCAATCGCAATCGCAGCTATTACAAGCTGTACAAATACATCTAATCCATATGTATTAGTGGCTGCTGGTTTAGTAGCGAAGAAAGCTGTTGAAAAAGGTCTAGAAGTACCTGCATATGTTAAAACTTCATTAGCTCCAGGTTCAAAGGTTGTTACTGGATACCTTCGTGATTCTGGTTTACTACCATACTTAGAGCAACTTGGTTACAACATTGTTGGTTACGGCTGTACAACATGTATCGGTAACTCAGGTCCATTAGCAGATGAAATTGAACAAGCAATTTCTGATAACGACTTAACAGTTACATCAGTACTTTCTGGTAACCGTAACTTTGAAGGTCGTATCCATCTTTTATTTAAAGCTAACTACTTAGCTTCACCGCCATTAGTAGTTGCATATTCATTAGTGGGTAATGTTGATGTTGACCTACAAAAAGATTCATTAGGTAAAGACAAAGATGGCAATGAGGTATTCTTTAGCGACATCTGGCCAACTAAGGAAGAAGTTCAAGCTGTTGTTGAGAAAACAGTTACACCAGAACTATTCCGCAGAGAATATGAAGATGTATTCAAGAGCAATTCTCGCTGGAATCAAATCGAGTCTCCAGATGATGCACTATACAACTGGAACGATGATTCTACTTACATTCAAAATCCTCCATTCTTTGAAGGATTATCAAAAGAGCTTAATGAAATTAAGCCATTAACTGGTATGAGAGTAATCGGTAAGTTCGGTGATACAGTTACAACTGACCATATTTCACCAGCTGGTTCAATTGCAAAAGATTCTCCTGCAGGTAAATACCTACAAGAGAAGGGTGTAAGTCCACGTGACTTCAACTCATACGGTTCTCGTCGCGGTAACGACCGTGTTATGACAAGAGGAACATTTGCTAACATTCGTATCCGCAACCAAATCGCACCAGGTACAGAAGGTGGATGGACTACTTACTGGCCAACAAACGAAGTTACATCAATTTATGATGCAGCAATGAAATATAAGCAAGATGGAACTGGCTTAGTTGTACTTGCAGGTAAAGATTATGGTATGGGTTCATCTCGTGACTGGGCAGCTAAAGGTACAAACCTACTTGGCATTAAGACTGTTATTGCTGAGAGCTATGAGCGTATTCATCGTTCTAACCTTGTGTTAATGGGTGTTCTTCCTCTTCAATTTAAAGAAGGAGACAACGCTGAATCACTCGGTTTAACTGGTAAAGAAACAATTGAGGTTCAAATCGGTGAAGATGTTAAACCTCGTGACTTCTTAAAAGTTACAGCTACTAAAGAAGATGGTTCTAAAGTAGAATTTGAAGTACTTGCTCGTTTCGACTCTGAAGTTGAAATCGACTACTACCGTCATGGCGGTATCCTACAAATGGTACTTCGTGAAAAATTAGCTCAATAA
- the sspO gene encoding small acid-soluble spore protein O yields MPKRRANHIIPGMNAAKAQGTGAGYNEELSNEPLTETQKQHNKKRKKNQ; encoded by the coding sequence ATGCCTAAACGTAGAGCAAATCATATAATTCCTGGCATGAATGCTGCAAAAGCTCAAGGTACTGGTGCAGGCTATAACGAAGAGTTATCCAATGAACCATTAACTGAAACGCAAAAACAACATAATAAAAAGCGAAAGAAAAATCAATAG
- a CDS encoding small acid-soluble spore protein P, translating into MGSGRTNQPKNQQEHTNQPQALSGSKKVKNHNHTRQKNNQGHDM; encoded by the coding sequence ATGGGCTCAGGCCGTACAAATCAACCAAAAAACCAACAAGAACATACCAATCAACCACAGGCATTAAGCGGATCAAAAAAAGTTAAAAATCACAATCATACAAGACAAAAGAACAATCAAGGACACGATATGTAA